In Ahaetulla prasina isolate Xishuangbanna chromosome 10, ASM2864084v1, whole genome shotgun sequence, the genomic window CCGACCTTTACATTCCAGGTAGGGCCCGGGCAGGGGCGGGAGGGGCGCTGGCCCCGGCTGCAGGccgccccccttcctcctcctcttcttcctctgcaGTCATGGCCTTCATCACTTACCTGCTGGTGGCTGGGCTGGCGCTGGGGACGCAGAATCGGTGAGACCAGTGGGGGCACCTGAGCCAACCGGGCTCCCCTCCCTTTGCCCggagccccctccccacttttgctGCTGCTTGCAGGTTCTCTCCCGACCTGTTGGGCTTGCTAGCGAGCTCCGCCTTGGCGTGGCTGATTGTGGAGGTGCTAGCCGTTCTGCTCGGCCTCTACCTTGTGGCCGTCAACACCGCACTGACCCCGATTGACCTGGTTGCTTTCTCAGGCTACAAATACGTAGGGTGAGGAACTTGGGACCCTTGCAtcctgggtgggggtgggggttaaaCTGAATGGTAGTGGGGTTGACCCATCTTTTTCTCTTTGCCAGCATAATTGCAGGCCTCTTGGCAGGGCTGGTGTTTGGGAAGCCTGGTTATTATGTGCTGCTCGGCTGGTGCTGTGTCACCATCTTTGTGTTTATGGTAAGAGGGAG contains:
- the YIF1B gene encoding protein YIF1B isoform X4, which codes for MEGNPAGGAARATQPERRPPAASPRLSEDPSGHPPRPEPLSSLAAAYGTNLAWRGRALAERLVPLRRLQCYFAVDTRYVGQKLARLLFPFGHQDWQVRYQQDPPVAPRFDVNAPDLYIPGRARAGAGGALAPAAGRPPSSSSSSSAVMAFITYLLVAGLALGTQNRFSPDLLGLLASSALAWLIVEVLAVLLGLYLVAVNTALTPIDLVAFSGYKYVGIIAGLLAGLVFGKPGYYVLLGWCCVTIFVFMWASLIHPPSPRSVRFA
- the YIF1B gene encoding protein YIF1B isoform X5 yields the protein MEGNPAGGAARATQPERRPPAASPRLSEDPSGHPPRPEPLSSLAAAYGTNLAWRGRALDWQVRYQQDPPVAPRFDVNAPDLYIPGRARAGAGGALAPAAGRPPSSSSSSSAVMAFITYLLVAGLALGTQNRFSPDLLGLLASSALAWLIVEVLAVLLGLYLVAVNTALTPIDLVAFSGYKYVGIIAGLLAGLVFGKPGYYVLLGWCCVTIFVFMIRSLRLKILSEATEGVLRRDTQNQVRMYLTMAVAGLQPLLMYWLTFHLIY